In Thermogemmata fonticola, the DNA window CAGGAACAGCAACAATGGCACTTGGCACGCGGCTACCGTTTCGCAGGCGTGGTCAGCGGGCTACGAAATGAACCGGATCGGCGGGACGTCGCTGTCATCATCAGTGACACACCGGCCTCGGCCGTGGGCATGTTCACCAAAAACCAGATTTGTGCGGCTCCTGTGCGCGTCTGCCGGCAGCGCCTGCCCTCGACTCGGACCCGCGCCATCGTCATCTGCTCTGGAAACGCGAACGCGTGCACCGGTGCCCAAGGGCTAGCCGATGCTCAACGGATGACGGCTCTGGTAGCCCAAGAATTGGGATGTGAGGCAGAACAGGTCCTCGTCGCTTCCACGGGCGTAATTGGCCGTCTCCTGCCGATGCCCCTTTTAGAAGCGGCGATCCCCCAAGCAGTCCGCTCCGCTGTGGCAAGTCCCGAAGCATTCCGTCATGCAGCCCAAGCCATCCTCACCACGGATACGGGGATCAAAGTCGCCACCCGTCAAGGTCCTTCCTTTACCCTCACTGGCTTCGCCAAAGGGGCGGCCATGATCGGCCCCAACATGGCCACCATGCTTGCATTCCTCCTCACGGATGCACATCTTTCCCTCGACGATCTTCAGCAGACCCTACACACAGCCGTGGAACATAGTTTTCATTGTATCTCCGTGGAAGGTCACACCAGTACCAACGATACCGTGTTATTACTCGCCAACGGCACAGGCCCGCGGCTGGAGGGAGCAGAGTTGGCGCTCTACCAAGAAACGGTTACTAGCGTCTGCCTCGAATTGGCACGCAAAATTGCCCGTGATGCTGAAGGGGCAGAGCATTTCATCACCATCGAGGTGGAAGGGTGCCGGAATGACAGCGAAGCCCGCCGGATCGCAAAAACCATCGCGGACAGCCCATTGGTCAAGACCGCCATCTTCGGACATGATCCCAACTGGGGGCGGATTGTCTCCGCCGCGGGTTATGCGGGAGTCGAGTTTGCGGAGGAGAATCTCTCCCTCTGGCTTGGCGACATGTTGCTGTATCGAGCGGGGACTCCGTGTCCTTTTGACGTTCTCACAGCTTCTGCCTATCTGAAACAGAACCGCGATATCCATATCCGCCTCAAGTTCGATCTTG includes these proteins:
- the argJ gene encoding bifunctional glutamate N-acetyltransferase/amino-acid acetyltransferase ArgJ, encoding MLRTTMTQEQQQWHLARGYRFAGVVSGLRNEPDRRDVAVIISDTPASAVGMFTKNQICAAPVRVCRQRLPSTRTRAIVICSGNANACTGAQGLADAQRMTALVAQELGCEAEQVLVASTGVIGRLLPMPLLEAAIPQAVRSAVASPEAFRHAAQAILTTDTGIKVATRQGPSFTLTGFAKGAAMIGPNMATMLAFLLTDAHLSLDDLQQTLHTAVEHSFHCISVEGHTSTNDTVLLLANGTGPRLEGAELALYQETVTSVCLELARKIARDAEGAEHFITIEVEGCRNDSEARRIAKTIADSPLVKTAIFGHDPNWGRIVSAAGYAGVEFAEENLSLWLGDMLLYRAGTPCPFDVLTASAYLKQNRDIHIRLKFDLGPGKCTFYTCDLTTEYVRLNADYTT